A window of the Lactuca sativa cultivar Salinas chromosome 5, Lsat_Salinas_v11, whole genome shotgun sequence genome harbors these coding sequences:
- the LOC111921490 gene encoding blue-light photoreceptor PHR2, which translates to MEAKPHEFENPDSETPTEDQSHLSIAPFTSISLSLPIHFISPPKISPFPSQIPKFVKIHNQISSLCNLSLSSNTLNPTKPFFKSTVSANPLQNPLSLNPRRPSDPSNAAGGRRASVVWFRNDLRVHDNESLSSANNESMSVLPVYCFDPRDYGKSSSGFDKTGPYRASFLIESVSNLRKNLQARGSELIVRIGKPEKVLAELVKEVGAEAVYAHREVSHDEVKGEEKIETALKDEGVDVKYFWGSTLYHIDDLPFKLEEMPTNYGGFREKVQGLKIRKTIDALDQLRGLPAGGDVEPGDIPSLVDLGLNPTATMNQAKATAHASLVGGETEALERLKKFAAECQAQPHKEGSNDSSSSSIYGANFSCKISPWLAMGCLSPRSMFDELKKSASRTISARKDGGDTGTNWLMYELLWRDFFRFITKKYSSAKQNNAAPVTASTTGAAVA; encoded by the exons ATGGAAGCTAAACCTCATGAATTCGAAAACCCTGATTCTGAAACCCCAACTGAAGACCAATCGCACCTCTCCATTGCTCCCTTTACCTCCATTTCACTTTCTCTTCCCATCCACTTCATCTCCCCACCAAAAATCTCACCGTTCCCTTCCCAAATCCCTAAATTTGTGAAAATCCATAATCAAATCTCTTCCCTTTGcaatctttctctctcttccAACACCCTCAACCCCACCAAACCATTCTTCAAGTCCACTGTCTCTGCAAACCCTCTTCAAAATCCATTATCTCTAAACCCTCGCCGCCCATCTGACCCCTCCAATGCCGCCGGCGGACGTCGCGCCTCCGTGGTGTGGTTCCGTAACGATCTTCGCGTTCACGATAATGAATCTTTGTCCTCTGCTAACAATGAGTCAATGTCAGTGTTACCAGTTTATTGTTTCGACCCTAGAGACTACGGGAAATCTTCATCTGGGTTCGATAAAACCGGGCCATACCGTGCATCTTTCTTGATTGAATCGGTTTCCAATTTGAGAAAGAATCTTCAAGCCAGAGGGTCGGAGCTTATAGTTCGAATTGGAAAACCTGAAAAGGTTTTAGCTGAGTTAGTAAAGGAAGTAGGCGCAGAGGCAGTGTATGCACATAGGGAAGTGTCTCATGATGAGGTGAAGGGTGAAGAAAAGATCGAGACAGCATTGAAAGACGAAGGAGTGGATGTAAAGTACTTCTGGGGAAGTACATTGTACCATATTGATGATTTACCCTTCAAGTTGGAAGAAATGCCCACCAATTACGGTGGGTTTAGGGAGAAAGTGCAGGGGTTAAAAATCAGGAAGACGATTGATGCACTTGATCAGTTGAGAGGGTTGCCGGCTGGTGGTGACGTGGAGCCTGGTGACATTCCTTCATTGGTTGATTTGGGTCTTAACCCTACTGCTACCATGAATCAG GCGAAAGCAACTGCACATGCTTCGCTTGTTGGAGGTGAGACTGAAGCACTTGAGAGGCTTaaaaagtttgctgcagagtgccAAGCACAACCTCATAAAGAAGGAAGCAATgatagcagcagcagcagtataTATGGTGCAAATTTCTCTTGCAAAATCTCCCCATGGCTTGCAATGGGATGCCTATCCCCTCGTTCCATGTTTGATGAGCTAAAGAAATCTGCTTCTAG GACCATTTCTGCCCGCAAAGATGGTGGTGATACCGGGACCAACTGGTTGATGTATGAGCTCCTGTGGAGGGATTTCTTCAG ATTCATCACCAAGAAGTACAGTTCTGCCAAACAAAATAATGCTGCTCCAGTCACAGCTTCTACAACAGGTGCAGCAGTGGCATGA